Proteins encoded together in one Quercus lobata isolate SW786 chromosome 3, ValleyOak3.0 Primary Assembly, whole genome shotgun sequence window:
- the LOC115982334 gene encoding serine/threonine protein phosphatase 2A 57 kDa regulatory subunit B' theta isoform-like isoform X1 codes for MLKQILSKLPRKPSKNADNREHGGSHTTLLNSSTSSRSSDLGTSKSGNSIASHVALNYASDIGPYNDKKFARGANPKVNGIPVSSFYEALPGFRDVPSSEKQSLFIKKLNMCCVIFDFTDPTKYIKEKEIKRNTLLELVDYVTSVNGKFTETVMQEVITMVSANLFRTFNPQPRENKVIEAFDVEEEEPSMDPAWLHLQIVYEFFLRFVASPELDAKLAKRYIDHSFILKLLDLFDSEDPREREYLKTILHRIYGKFMVHRPFIRKATNNIFYIFVFETEKHNGIAELLEILGSVINGFALPLKEEHKLFLVRALIPLHKPKCLPMYHQQLSYCIMQFVEKDCKLADTVIRGLLKYWPITNCSKEVMFLSELEEVLEATQPSEFQRCMVPLFHQIARCLSSSHFQVAERALFLWNNDHIENLIKQNCEVILPIIFPALERNARNHWNQAVHGLTINVRKIFYDLDPELFQECLQEFQENELKEDEVKARREAAWKRLEELAAKKAASNEAVLVLRKASVPSFSG; via the exons ATGTTGAAGCAGATACTTAGTAAGCTTCCTAGAAAGCCATCTAAGAATGCTGATAATCGTGAACATGGTGGAAGCCATACAACACTTTTGAATTCTTCTACCAGTTCTAGAAGCAGTGATTTAGGGACAAGCAAGTCTGGAAATTCTATTGCATCTCATGTGGCCCTTAATTATGCTTCGGATATTGGACCATATAATGATAAAAAGTTTGCTCGAGGTGCAAACCCAAAGGTGAATGGGATTCCAGTGTCTTCTTTTTATGAAGCATTGCCTGGATTCAGGGATGTTCCAAGCTCTGAGAAGCAGAGCTTATTTATAAAAAAGCTTAACATGTGCTGTGTCATATTTGACTTCACTGACCCAACAAAGTATATCAAGGAAAAGGAAATCAAGCGAAACACATTGTTAGAGCTTGTGGATTATGTGACTTCAGTGAATGGCAAATTTACTGAAACTGTGATGCAAGAAGTCATAACAATGGTATCTGCAAATTTATTTAGAACTTTCAATCCTCAACCACGTGAGAACAAAGTCATAGAAGCTTTTGATGTAGAAGAAGAGGAGCCTTCCATGGATCCTGCATGGCTTCATTTGCAAATTGTGTACGAGTTTTTCTTAAGGTTTGTTGCATCGCCTGAGCTGGATGCAAAATTGGCCAAAAGGTACATTGATCATTCCTTTATTCTGAAGTTGCTGGATCTATTTGACTCTGAAGATCCTAGAGAAAGAGAATACTTGAAAACGATTTTGCACCGCATCTATGGAAAATTTATGGTTCATCGTCCTTTTATCAGGAAAGCTacaaacaacatattttatattttcgtTTTTGAGACTGAGAAGCATAATGGGATAGCTGagcttttagaaattttaggCAGTGTTATTAATGGGTTTGCTCTGCCACTGAAAGAAGAGCATAAATTGTTCCTAGTTCGGGCACTGATTCCCCTGCACAAACCAAAATGCTTGCCAATGTACCATCAGCAGTTATCTTACTGCATTATGCAATTTGTAGAGAAAGATTGCAAGCTTGCTGATACTGTCATAAGGGGTTTATTGAAGTACTGGCCAATTACAAATTGTTCAAAGGAAGTCATGTTCCTAAGTGAGTTGGAAGAAGTCTTAGAAGCAACTCAACCTTCAGAATTTCAGCGTTGTATGGTTCCCTTGTTTCACCAGATTGCTCGTTGTCTGAGCAGTTCACACTTTCAG GTGGCAGAGAGAGCTTTGTTCTTGTGGAACAATGATCACATTGAGAACTTGATCAAACAAAATTGCGAGGTCATACTGCCCATTATCTTTCCTGCATTGGAGAGAAATGCTAGAAATCATTGGAATCAGGCTGTGCATGGTCTGACCATAAACGTCCGCAAGATTTTCTATGATCTTGATCCTGAGCTGTTTCAGGAATGCTTACAAGAGTTTCAGGAAAATGAATTGAAGGAAGATGAGGTCAAAGCAAGACGTGAGGCCGCATGGAAACGTCTAGAGGAACTTGCTGCAAAAAAAGCTGCCAGTAATGAAGCGGTGCTTGTTCTTCGGAAAGCATCAGTTCCCAGCTTTTCAGGTTAG
- the LOC115982334 gene encoding serine/threonine protein phosphatase 2A 59 kDa regulatory subunit B' eta isoform-like isoform X2, whose product MLKQILSKLPRKPSKNADNREHGGSHTTLLNSSTSSRSSDLGTSKSGNSIASHVALNYASDIGPYNDKKFARGANPKVNGIPVSSFYEALPGFRDVPSSEKQSLFIKKLNMCCVIFDFTDPTKYIKEKEIKRNTLLELVDYVTSVNGKFTETVMQEVITMVSANLFRTFNPQPRENKVIEAFDVEEEEPSMDPAWLHLQIVYEFFLRFVASPELDAKLAKRYIDHSFILKLLDLFDSEDPREREYLKTILHRIYGKFMVHRPFIRKATNNIFYIFVFETEKHNGIAELLEILGSVINGFALPLKEEHKLFLVRALIPLHKPKCLPMYHQQLSYCIMQFVEKDCKLADTVIRGLLKYWPITNCSKEVMFLSELEEVLEATQPSEFQRCMVPLFHQIARCLSSSHFQKWIEHTDTFFSCCVYESITSFHSSPGYVLT is encoded by the exons ATGTTGAAGCAGATACTTAGTAAGCTTCCTAGAAAGCCATCTAAGAATGCTGATAATCGTGAACATGGTGGAAGCCATACAACACTTTTGAATTCTTCTACCAGTTCTAGAAGCAGTGATTTAGGGACAAGCAAGTCTGGAAATTCTATTGCATCTCATGTGGCCCTTAATTATGCTTCGGATATTGGACCATATAATGATAAAAAGTTTGCTCGAGGTGCAAACCCAAAGGTGAATGGGATTCCAGTGTCTTCTTTTTATGAAGCATTGCCTGGATTCAGGGATGTTCCAAGCTCTGAGAAGCAGAGCTTATTTATAAAAAAGCTTAACATGTGCTGTGTCATATTTGACTTCACTGACCCAACAAAGTATATCAAGGAAAAGGAAATCAAGCGAAACACATTGTTAGAGCTTGTGGATTATGTGACTTCAGTGAATGGCAAATTTACTGAAACTGTGATGCAAGAAGTCATAACAATGGTATCTGCAAATTTATTTAGAACTTTCAATCCTCAACCACGTGAGAACAAAGTCATAGAAGCTTTTGATGTAGAAGAAGAGGAGCCTTCCATGGATCCTGCATGGCTTCATTTGCAAATTGTGTACGAGTTTTTCTTAAGGTTTGTTGCATCGCCTGAGCTGGATGCAAAATTGGCCAAAAGGTACATTGATCATTCCTTTATTCTGAAGTTGCTGGATCTATTTGACTCTGAAGATCCTAGAGAAAGAGAATACTTGAAAACGATTTTGCACCGCATCTATGGAAAATTTATGGTTCATCGTCCTTTTATCAGGAAAGCTacaaacaacatattttatattttcgtTTTTGAGACTGAGAAGCATAATGGGATAGCTGagcttttagaaattttaggCAGTGTTATTAATGGGTTTGCTCTGCCACTGAAAGAAGAGCATAAATTGTTCCTAGTTCGGGCACTGATTCCCCTGCACAAACCAAAATGCTTGCCAATGTACCATCAGCAGTTATCTTACTGCATTATGCAATTTGTAGAGAAAGATTGCAAGCTTGCTGATACTGTCATAAGGGGTTTATTGAAGTACTGGCCAATTACAAATTGTTCAAAGGAAGTCATGTTCCTAAGTGAGTTGGAAGAAGTCTTAGAAGCAACTCAACCTTCAGAATTTCAGCGTTGTATGGTTCCCTTGTTTCACCAGATTGCTCGTTGTCTGAGCAGTTCACACTTTCAG AAATGGATAGAGCACACTGACACTTTCTTCTCATGTTGCGTTTATGAGAGCATAACGTCCTTCCATTCCAGTCCTGGATACGTTCTCACATAA
- the LOC115982332 gene encoding probable thimet oligopeptidase: MKESEGKHNKERNLLALTGAAALLALAANLAFSAFNSHRKKTKKKDLPGSNVRVNLSPSEILRLADRIIAKSKAVHDKVASVPLDKVSYVNVVSPLAELEAEQFPLIQSCVFPKFVSTSDEVRKASAEAERRLDAHALMCSMREDVYLVIKAVAARGEWTSAEAKCYIQSLVREFEQNGLNLTVTKREEVQRLRTQMDELSLQYIKNLNDKSTFLLFSEAELAGLPLEFFKGLDKAENGKFKVNLRSNFVAAVLELCKVGRTRRMVAVAYGKRCGDVNLSVLENLVQLRHKYARLLGYSNYADYAVDLRMAKTTSKVFEFLEDISINLTDLATKELNLLKDLKKKEEGEVPFGIEDLLYYAKRVEEQKFDIDFGALKQYFPVNLVLSGVFKTFQDLFGLRFEEILDAEVWHGDVRVFSVFDLSSRELFGYFYQDIYAREGKYGQTCVVALQNGALSSNGARQVPVALLISQFEKDISGHPGLLRFSEVVNLFHEFGHVVQHICNRASFARFSGLRIDPDFVEIPAQVLENLCYESFVLKLISGFHQDITKPIKDDICKSLKRWRHSFSALKLKQEILYCLFDQIIHSADNIDVVELFKHLHPKVMLGLPVLEGTNPASCFPRSAIGYEAACYSRIWSEVFASDVFASKFHGDPLNQYVGMQFRNKVFGPGGAKEPIEVLSDFLGREPSIQAFVDSKSECSL, encoded by the exons atgaaagaaagtgaAGGAAAGCACAACAAAGAACGAAACCTACTAGCTCTCACCGGAGCCGCTGCTCTTCTCGCTCTCGCTGCCaacctcgctttctcagccttcAACTCTCACaggaaaaagacaaagaaaaaag ATCTTCCGGGCTCGAATGTCCGTGTTAATCTTTCGCCATCGGAGATTCTCCGATTGGCGGACCGAATCATCGCGAAATCTAAGGCGGTTCATGATAAAGTTGCTTCTGTTCCTCTTGACAAG GTTTCGTATGTGAACGTTGTTTCTCCTCTGGCGGAATTAGAGGCGGAGCAATTTCCGCTTATACAGTCTTGCGTGTTTCCGAAGTTTGTTTCCACTTCAGATGAAGTGCGCAAAGCCAGTGCTGAAGCTGAGCGTAGACTAGATGCTCATGCTCTCATGTGCAG CATGCGTGAAGATGTATACCTTGTCATCAAAGCTGTTGCTGCAAGGGGGGAATGGACGAGCGCTGAAGCTAAATGCTATATTCAGAGTCTG GTGAGAGAATTTGAGCAGAATGGTTTGAACCTTACTGTAACCAAGAGAGAAGAAGTGCAGCGCTTGAGAACTCAAATGGATGAGCTAAGCttgcaatatataaaaaatctgAATGATAAAAgtacttttcttctcttcagTGAGGCTGAGTTAGCTGGGTTACCGCTAGAGTTCTTTAAG GGCTTAGACAAAGCTGAAAATGGTAAATTCAAGGTCAACCTGAGAAGTAATTTTGTTGCCGCAGTGCTGGAACTCTGCAAG GTAGGAAGGACAAGGAGGATGGTAGCTGTGGCATATGGGAAGAGATGTGGAGATGTCAATCTTTCCGTCTTAGAAAATTTG GTCCAACTGCGCCATAAATATGCTCGATTACTTGGCTATTCAAACTATGCAGACTATGCCGTGGATCTTAGAATGGCAAAGACAACATCAAAG GTATTTGAGTTCTTAGAGGACATCTCCATCAATTTAACAGACTTGGCGACTAAAGAACTTAATCTGTTGAAAGACTTAAAG AAGAAAGAGGAAGGGGAGGTTCCATTTGGAATTGAGGATTTATTATACTATGCAAAGAGAGTTGAAGAACAGAAGTTTGATATTGACTTTGGAGCTCTTAAGCAATACTTTCCTGTCAATTTGGTCTTATCTGGGGTCTTCAAAACATTCCAAGACCTTTttg GTTTAAGGTTTGAGGAAATTTTGGATGCTGAGGTTTGGCATGGTGATGTTCgtgtattttcagtttttgatttAAGTTCTCGTGAACTCTTCGGTTATTTCTACCAAGATATATATGCAAG GGAAGGAAAATATGGTCAGACCTGTGTGGTGGCTCTACAAAATGGTGCATTATCATCAAATGGTGCACGGCAG GTACCAGTGGCACTACTTATTTCTCAATTTGAGAAGGACATCAGTGGCCATCCTGGGTTGTTACGATTCTCTGAAGTGGTTAATCTTTTCCATGAATTCGGACATGTG GTCCAACATATTTGCAACCGTGCATCATTTGCCAGATTTTCTGGGCTGCGTATAGATCCTGACTTTGTGGAGATCCCTGCTCAGGTTCTAGAAAACTT GTGCTATGAGAGCTTTGTACTGAAGTTGATATCTGGATTCCATCAG GATATCACAAAGCCCATCAAGGATGATATATGTAAATCACTTAAAAGATGGCGACATTCCTTTTCTGCACTTAAATTGAAGCAGGAAATTCTTTATT GCCTTTTTGATCAAATTATACATTCTGCCGACAATATTGATGTTGTTGAGTTATTCAAACATCTTCATCCAAAG GTGATGTTAGGTTTGCCAGTGTTGGAAGGAACCAATCCAGCTTCATGCTTTCCACGTTCTGCTATTGGTTATGAAGCTGCTTGTTACAGTCGTATTTGGAGTGAG GTTTTTGCGTCTGATGTATTTGCCTCAAAGTTTCATGGTGATCCTTTGAACCAATATGTTGGCATGCAGTTCAGGAACAAG GTATTTGGCCCGGGAGGAGCAAAGGAACCTATTGAAGTTCTTTCAGACTTTCTTGGAAGAGAACCATCAATTCAAGCTTTTGTTGACAGTAAATCCGAATGTAGTTTGTAA